Genomic DNA from Nitrosospira lacus:
CGACAAGGGAGTGGAGTTGCGGGGCGATGCGCTATCTCGTGCCATCGTGGCGCAAATGAATGAGGCGACGGAAGAGGATTGGCACACCGAGTATCTGGCGCCGATCCTGAGTGTGCGAGTGGTTAGCGGACTGGATCAGGCCATCGAGCACATCGCCGTTTATGGCTCGCAGCATACCGATTCAATCATTACCGAGGATTACAGCCGCGCTCGCCGTTTCCTGCGCGAGGTCGATTCCAGTTCGGTAATGGTAAACGCATCCACCCGCTTCGCCGACGGGTTTGAATATGGCCTCGGTGCGGAAATCGGCATCTCCACCGACAAGATTCACGCGCGGGGTCCGGTGGGACTGGAAGGATTGACCAGCCAGAAATTCATTGTGCTGGGCGACGGACACATCAGGCAATAAAACAGATCAGGCAATAAATATTTCCAACAAAGAAAGCCAAGAGGTTAAGAGAGCTCGGTTTCTTCCCTACATAAAGTTTGCTATGACTCAGTTGATCGAAATAAAAATCCCTGATATCGGAGATTTCACGGATGTTCCCGTTATCGAACTGCTGGTGAAGCCGGGTGATACGGTGGAAAAGGAAACATCGCTTATCACGCTGGAAACCGACAAGGCGACGATGGAGATTCCCGCGCCTCAAGCTGGCACGGTAAAGGAGGTCAAGGTCAAGATCGGCGATAAGGTTTCGGAGGGGACGATCATACTTGTGCTGGAAACAGCAGCGAAACCGGCTGAGCCGGTTAAAGCGCCCGTTTCATCATCTGTACCTGCTCTCGAGTCCCCTGCGGGGGTGGCTTCAGCACCTGCGCCGGTTAAGCCCTCTCCTGATATTCCGCAGGGTGATATTCATGCCGATATCGTGGTACTCGGTGCGGGGCCGGGCGGTTACACGGCTGCATTTCGCGCCGCCGACCTGGGCAAGAAGGTGGTCCTGATCGAGCGTTACCCCGCCCTTGGCGGTGTGTGCCTCAATGTCGGCTGTATTCCCTCCAAGGCACTCCTGCACGTGGCGAAGGTCATCACGGAGGCGGAGGAAACGGAGCGTCAGGGGATCGTTTTCGGCAAGCCCGCCATAGAACTCAATAAGCTGCGGACCTGGAAGGAATCCGTAGTGGGTAAACTCACCAAGGGACTGGCAGGGTTGGCGAAGCAGCGCAAGGTGCGCGTGGTACAAGGAAAGGGCACATTCACGTCACCCAATATGATCCAGATGGAGACATCCGATGGCCTGAAAACCGTATCTTTCGAGTCCTGTATCATCGCTGCGGGATCCAGCGTGGCGCGTATTCCCGGCTTCCCGTATGATGATCCGCGACTCATGGATTCGACTGGCGCGCTGAAACTGGACGATATTCCGCAGCGCATGCTCATCATTGGCGGGGGCATTATCGGCCTGGAAATGGCGACCGTTTATGACGCGCTCGGGTGCAAAATCAGTGTGGTGGAGTTGATGGATCAGTTGATCCCCGGCGCGGACGCGGATCTCGTCAAGCCGTTGTATCGGCGCATACAGAAACGCTACGAAGCGATTTACCTGAAAACCAGGGTTACCCGGATCGAGGCGCAAGAGGATGGCTTGAGTGTCACATTCGAAAGCGCATCCGATGCTGTTCCGGCACCTGAACCGCAGCTTTATGATCGCATTCTAATGGCAGTGGGGCGTCGCCCCAATGGCCGCGATATCGGTGTGGGAAGTGCCGGGGTCACAGTGGATGAGCGCGGCTACATCCCGGTAAACAAGCAGTTGCGCACCAACGTGCCGCACATATTCGCCATTGGCGATATTTGCGGCGAGCCTATGCTGGCGCACAAAGCCTCGCACGAAGGCAAGCTTGCCGCGGAAATCATCGCGGGTGGGGAACACACAAAAGAGGCGGCATTCGATGCACGCGCCATCCCGTCAGTGGCCTACACCGATCCGGAAATCGCCTGGATGGGCCTGACCGAAACCGAAGCCGGCAAGCAAGGCATCGAGTACGAAAGAGCAGTGTTTCCCTGGGCAGCGAGCGGCCGCGCGATCGCAATGGCGCGCGACGAAGGGCTGACCAAACTGCTGCTGGACAAAAAGACCCGCCGTATTCTTGGTGCTGGCATCGTGGGGGTTAACGCCGGCGAGCTGATCGCCGAAACGGTGCTGGGGCTTGAAATGGGCGCGGATATGGAAGATATTGGTCTCACCATCCACCCGCATCCCACCCTGTCTGAAACCGTCTTTTTTGCCGCCGAAATTGCGGAAGGGTCGATTACTGATCTGTATATGCCGAAGAAATGAGGATAATCCCGAGCGATATGACTACCTGTGCCGGAAACCAATTATTTCTGGGTTATTCGCTGAGCGAAACCACGATCGATCCTTGATTGTTTCTGATTCGCAGCCTCTCTGTTAATTGCCCGCACTTTTAGATCCCTCGCCGTATCTGAGGCAGCTTCATGCTGACCTGATATTTGCGATAGAGATCCAGTACCTTGGGCACATACATCCGGGTCTCTTGAAACGGTGGAATTTGATTTCCATATTTGACGACATTGTTCTCCCCCGCATTGTAAGCAGCCAGCGCCAGGCTTACATTGCCGTTGAACATTTTCAGCAGGTCGCTCAGATATCGGGTACCTGCGTGAAGATTCTGCACGGGATCGAAACGGTCGGTGGCGCCATATCGCCGCGCGGTATCCGGCATGAGCTGCATCAGGCCTGCCGCACCTTTTTTCGACACCGCCATGGCGTTGTAAGCCGATTCCGCGGAAACCACGGCATGTACCAGCGCACTTTCCAGGGCGTAAATCCTGGCGATCTCTTCGATGATGGCGCCATACTGAACCCTGGCCAGCTTGTCAGAGCGCCTGTCACGGGTACCGGGAATTGTTTTCCGGGCTACGGCGTCGTTAGCCGCCGTAAATGGAACATAGCGTTTATCCGTGGGTACGTTACTGAAATGTGCGACGCCATCCTCGTCGGTAAACCAGTAGATAGTGGCGTTGGCCGGCTGGGCAGCCAGGCCGCATGCCAGCAAGGCCGTCAATATGAATGGGCGTGGCGAAAAAAATTTCATGACCCTGCCTGGTGGAAGGACGATTTCGTTCTCTTGCTTTTTCTTCATTTGATTCAGCAGAAATTATACCCATCGTCGGGGCAACGACCAAACTGACTATTTGTAAGATCGTATTGACTTAACGGCAGAAACCGCTGTTTGCTCAAGTGATCTGCAATTACCGTACCGTGTCATCAGTACAGTAGTTTTCCTGCCAGATTCCGCTCCATGGATACGAGTGCTAATGGTTCAGCCTTCGGTCTCTGATGAAAATTTCTGCTGGATTCAAGTATGGGGTAATATTGTTTCAATTTGAGTGTGAGGCACTGCTGTCCCACAAAACCGCTAAAAAAGGCCTGAATATCCTTTGTTGATTTACAATGAGTTTCTCGACAACTCTTTGAAAGACAAAGGAATCCAAGCCATGGCGCATTGTAATACAGTCTTCTTGCAACTGCTTAAAATTGTTGGCAGACATGAATTTGAAGCGATCGCTTCTTTGCATCACCAAGGCCAGAGGTTGCGCAAGACCAGCCGCTGGGCACAGTTTGTTGCCATGGTATTTGCACAGTTGAGCGGGCGGCAGAGTTTGCGTGATATTGAAACCAACCTGCAAGCACAACGCCAGCACAGCTATCACTTGGGCAGCGCGCCCATTTCCCGGTCCAGTCTGGCACGCCTGAATAACCAGCAACCCGCTAGTTGTTACGAAGCGCTGTTTTACCGTCTGTATGAGCGCTGCCTCAAGCGGGCACCCAAGCACGGCTTCCGCTTTAAGAATCCGCTTTATGCGCTGGATGCTTCTCTCATTGATCTATCGCTCAAGCTTTTTCCCTGGTCGCATTACGCGTTGGGAAAAGGCGCCATGAAGTTACAGGTTGGACTGGATTTAAGAGGCAATCTGCCCGCATTTGCCACCCTCACGGAAAGCAGGAAGGCGGATAGCGAGTGCGCCAAACTGCTTGCCTTGCCCAAAGGCAGTATTGTGGTATGTGATCGCGGCTACAATGATTATTCCTGGTACAAGTTACTGACCGGGCAGGGGGTCTTTTACGTCACCCGACAACGGGGCAACGCCACTTATGAAGTTATTGAACGGTGTGCCGTTCCTGTTCATTCGAGCGTCATCAGTGATGCAGTCATTCGCTTCAATTCGTACCGCTCGTGCCAGAAGGAGCTGCCCAACGTGCGCCAAGTGGTCTACCAGGATGCGCAAACACAACGGGAATACATCTTTATCACCAACCATTTCAAGCTGTCCGCGCAAACCATTGCTGCCATTTATAAGCAGCGCTGGCAAGTGGAGTTGTTTTTTAAATGGATCAAGCAAAATCTCAAGATCAAATCGTTTTTGGGCACCAGCAAAAATGCCGTGATGACCCAAATCTGGATTGCCATGTGCGTCTATTTGCTGTTGGCATTCATCAAATTCAGTCATCAAGTGGCAATATCTCAGCAACAAATCCTGAGGCTGCTCGCACTTAACCTGTTTGCAAAACGGGACCTGATTAGGCTGATCAAGACTGAACCGCCGCCGGGTGATCATCAACCCATCCAGGGAGCTTTATGGTAATGACAAATTGTGGGACAGCAGTGAGTGTGAGGCCATATTATTTCAATGGTTAGTAAAAAAAAATCCAGGCTATACCAAGAGGCACTTGTGTATTCATATTTATTGATAAAAGAGACCAAGATCATGCTGCACAGGATGCTGGTAACCTCTATTTATGTCTGGGCGCTGCTTATCATGTCGGGATGCTCTGTTTTTATGGCGGCTAACCAGCCGACCAGCAAGAACCTGGACCTGTTCTCGGTAGGAACACCTAGAGATATGCTCCTGGCCGAGTATGGCCTGCCTTCCGTAAGCGAAACGAAGGACGGCAAAAGACGCGAGATCTTTACGTTCAAACAAGGTTACAGTACGGCAGCAAAAACCGGCAGGGCCGTTTTTCATGGTGTTGCCGACTTTTTTACTCTTGGTTTGTGGGAAGTGGTGGGTACGCCAACCGAATTGGTTTTTCAAGGAGAGGAGATGGCGTTCGACGTTAGTTATGACGAGAATGATCGAGTCGACAAGGTAACCGTATTGAAGAAAAAATAAAATAACGTGGGGCTGCCCCGGCTTTCCATGAGCCGGAATCTGTATTATGAGGGAAGCTGCTGTTTACTCAAGTGATCCGCAATCGTGACAAACTGCGCCACCGACAAATTCTCTGCCCGCTTGCCCGGGTCGATTTCCAGTGCCGTATAGTCTTCCGGTTTGAGATAATTGTGCAATGTGTTACGCAAGGTCTTACGCCGTTGCGAAAATGCGGCGGAGACGATTCGGGCAAATAAATTTTCCTTATCCGCCCCAATTAACAATTGCCTGCGCGGAATCATGCGTACAACCGCCGATTCCACTTTTGGCGCGGGCCGGAAACAATCCGGCGAGACAATGAGAAGCTGTTCCATTTCAAAGCGGCATTGCAGCATGACCGAAAGCCGCCCGTAATCCGAAGTGGAGGGTTGAGCTACCATACGTGCCACTACTTCCTTTTGCAGCATGAAATGCATATCCCGGATACCGTCCGCGAATTGAGCCAGATGAAACAGGATGGGTGTGGAAATATTGTAGGGCAGGTTACCTACCACCCGAAGATTCTTTCCTAGCACCGAAAAATCGAATTCCAGGGCATCGGCCGAATATATTGTCAAGCACCGTTCCGAAAATTCGCGGTGCAAGCGTTCGACAATATCGCGATCGATTTCCACCACATGCAGGTGATCGAGCGATTGCAGCAAGGGTCGTGTCAAGGCCCCCAACCCGGGTCCGATTTCCACCAGAAGGTCGCCCTTGCCCGGATGAATGGCGCGAACAATATCTGCTACGATCTGGGTGTCAATCAGAAAATTCTGCCCGAAACGCTTACGAGGAATGTGTTGCATAAACCTGAACCCTGTCCGGCAACCTGCGTCGCGAAATCCGGTTTGTTATTTGTGGTACAGCGCCAATTTTTCCTGAACTATTTCCGATTTCCAGCCAGCATCGCCGCCATGGCAATTGCCGCCAGTAAACTGCCAGGATCGGCCCGGTTGGTTGCCGCCAAATCCAGGGCGGTGCCATGATCCACCGATGTACGGATGATAGGCAGCCCCAATGTAATGTTCACGCCTGTGCCAAAGCTGGCATGTTTCAGCACTGGCAGCCCCTGATCGTGATACATGGCGAATACGCAATCGTAATTCTTCAGGTGTGAAGGATTGAATAGCGTATCAGCGGGCAGCGGACCTATTAAATTGATGCCTTCGCCGCGCAATTTTTCCAGGGAGGGTATGATGATATCGATTTCTTCCCTGCCAAGATGGCCTGATTCGCCCGCATGAGGGTTTAATCCCGCCACGGCGATGCGGGGTCTTTCAATGGCGAAGCGGGTGATCAAGTCGTGGTGAATAATCCGCAGCTTTTGCTCCAGAATTTCGCGGGTGACGGCCGCTGCGACATCCTTCAGCGGCAGATGCGTGGTGGCAAGCGTTACCCGCATGCCGCCACCCGCCAGCATCATGACCACCCGGCTGTTTGTGAGCCGGGCAAGGTATTCCGTGTGACCGGTGAATGC
This window encodes:
- the lpdA gene encoding dihydrolipoyl dehydrogenase produces the protein MTQLIEIKIPDIGDFTDVPVIELLVKPGDTVEKETSLITLETDKATMEIPAPQAGTVKEVKVKIGDKVSEGTIILVLETAAKPAEPVKAPVSSSVPALESPAGVASAPAPVKPSPDIPQGDIHADIVVLGAGPGGYTAAFRAADLGKKVVLIERYPALGGVCLNVGCIPSKALLHVAKVITEAEETERQGIVFGKPAIELNKLRTWKESVVGKLTKGLAGLAKQRKVRVVQGKGTFTSPNMIQMETSDGLKTVSFESCIIAAGSSVARIPGFPYDDPRLMDSTGALKLDDIPQRMLIIGGGIIGLEMATVYDALGCKISVVELMDQLIPGADADLVKPLYRRIQKRYEAIYLKTRVTRIEAQEDGLSVTFESASDAVPAPEPQLYDRILMAVGRRPNGRDIGVGSAGVTVDERGYIPVNKQLRTNVPHIFAIGDICGEPMLAHKASHEGKLAAEIIAGGEHTKEAAFDARAIPSVAYTDPEIAWMGLTETEAGKQGIEYERAVFPWAASGRAIAMARDEGLTKLLLDKKTRRILGAGIVGVNAGELIAETVLGLEMGADMEDIGLTIHPHPTLSETVFFAAEIAEGSITDLYMPKK
- a CDS encoding lytic transglycosylase domain-containing protein — protein: MKKKQENEIVLPPGRVMKFFSPRPFILTALLACGLAAQPANATIYWFTDEDGVAHFSNVPTDKRYVPFTAANDAVARKTIPGTRDRRSDKLARVQYGAIIEEIARIYALESALVHAVVSAESAYNAMAVSKKGAAGLMQLMPDTARRYGATDRFDPVQNLHAGTRYLSDLLKMFNGNVSLALAAYNAGENNVVKYGNQIPPFQETRMYVPKVLDLYRKYQVSMKLPQIRRGI
- a CDS encoding IS4 family transposase, with the protein product MAHCNTVFLQLLKIVGRHEFEAIASLHHQGQRLRKTSRWAQFVAMVFAQLSGRQSLRDIETNLQAQRQHSYHLGSAPISRSSLARLNNQQPASCYEALFYRLYERCLKRAPKHGFRFKNPLYALDASLIDLSLKLFPWSHYALGKGAMKLQVGLDLRGNLPAFATLTESRKADSECAKLLALPKGSIVVCDRGYNDYSWYKLLTGQGVFYVTRQRGNATYEVIERCAVPVHSSVISDAVIRFNSYRSCQKELPNVRQVVYQDAQTQREYIFITNHFKLSAQTIAAIYKQRWQVELFFKWIKQNLKIKSFLGTSKNAVMTQIWIAMCVYLLLAFIKFSHQVAISQQQILRLLALNLFAKRDLIRLIKTEPPPGDHQPIQGALW
- the rsmA gene encoding 16S rRNA (adenine(1518)-N(6)/adenine(1519)-N(6))-dimethyltransferase RsmA, yielding MQHIPRKRFGQNFLIDTQIVADIVRAIHPGKGDLLVEIGPGLGALTRPLLQSLDHLHVVEIDRDIVERLHREFSERCLTIYSADALEFDFSVLGKNLRVVGNLPYNISTPILFHLAQFADGIRDMHFMLQKEVVARMVAQPSTSDYGRLSVMLQCRFEMEQLLIVSPDCFRPAPKVESAVVRMIPRRQLLIGADKENLFARIVSAAFSQRRKTLRNTLHNYLKPEDYTALEIDPGKRAENLSVAQFVTIADHLSKQQLPS
- the pdxA gene encoding 4-hydroxythreonine-4-phosphate dehydrogenase PdxA, whose amino-acid sequence is MTSPLPQLALTAGEPAGIGPDLCVQLAQRNLPCGLIVIADRDLLRERARLLRLPLEIMNYSPVSNTEHRIGCLQVLHVPLAEPAAPGKLDPANARYVLETLEHAVDGCMNHEFDAMVTAPVHKGIINDAGIAFTGHTEYLARLTNSRVVMMLAGGGMRVTLATTHLPLKDVAAAVTREILEQKLRIIHHDLITRFAIERPRIAVAGLNPHAGESGHLGREEIDIIIPSLEKLRGEGINLIGPLPADTLFNPSHLKNYDCVFAMYHDQGLPVLKHASFGTGVNITLGLPIIRTSVDHGTALDLAATNRADPGSLLAAIAMAAMLAGNRK